The Serratia rhizosphaerae genome has a segment encoding these proteins:
- a CDS encoding DcrB-related protein has product MFKKIVKFAAVAALIAGLSACDDSDTKQPTVPKPAPKPTAAQPAAQPEKPAPLPGLSVSLQQGKLTFELPSGFSDQTENSGIINDHTSTIQRFLNGKSRQSAVSSEVIPPAGMKLNGSDKMLSELMQSMLTELSGRYKQIEKTKEENFTVGKQKFRRLDTEQSVNGQKVVSTIVLTVFNKRVITLQMLSPAKELEVHQALVQRIVDTLTVK; this is encoded by the coding sequence ATGTTCAAAAAGATAGTGAAATTCGCCGCCGTAGCGGCCCTGATCGCCGGCCTGAGCGCCTGCGATGACTCGGACACCAAACAGCCGACGGTGCCGAAGCCCGCGCCGAAACCGACCGCCGCCCAACCCGCGGCGCAGCCGGAGAAGCCTGCGCCGCTGCCGGGGCTGAGCGTCTCGCTGCAGCAAGGCAAGCTGACCTTTGAGCTGCCGTCCGGCTTTAGCGATCAAACGGAAAACAGCGGCATCATTAACGACCATACGTCGACCATTCAGCGTTTCCTGAATGGCAAGTCGCGGCAGAGCGCCGTCTCCTCCGAGGTGATTCCGCCGGCGGGAATGAAGCTGAACGGCAGCGACAAAATGCTCAGTGAGCTGATGCAGAGCATGCTTACCGAACTTTCCGGCCGCTATAAGCAGATTGAAAAGACCAAAGAAGAGAACTTTACCGTCGGTAAGCAGAAATTCCGTCGTCTGGATACCGAACAGAGCGTCAACGGGCAAAAAGTGGTTTCCACCATTGTCCTGACGGTGTTCAATAAACGCGTGATTACGCTGCAGATGCTGTCGCCGGCGAAGGAGTTGGAGGTGCACCAGGCGCTGGTGCAGCGCATTGTTGATACGCTGACGGTGAAATAA
- a CDS encoding type VI secretion system Vgr family protein — MFDRITVTTPAGAGALKFWKLSGVEEVSSSFELQVMLLSTDARLDRRAMLGQPITLTIPTQGVLSAPRYLNGKVTSVNVHSADINGARYAVYTLTMESDLWPLKRDRNQRIFQNQRVPDIVRTVLGEYGVQVEEQLSGSYRSWEYCVQYQESSYDFISRLMELEGIYFFFRHEADKHTLVLHDAPQQHQPFSGYEVIPYHATPSGGSTGEQGIGQWAISERVTPGIYSIDDYDFRKPNAWLFQARQNPSSPQPGQIDYYDWPGHFVEHGDGEFYARVRQEEWQAGHQRINATATALGIVPGCTFTLLNPPFASDNGEYLVLSARYDLEENSYASGGEEAVHRIEMTVIPADTPYRSPQRTPWPRTHGPQTARVVGPQGESIWTDKYGRVKVKFHWDRQAKGDETSSGWVRVSSAWAGQGFGGVQIPRVGDEVVIDFINGDPDRPMVTGRVYNEASMPPWALPAGATMMGFMTRSKDGHSDNSSHLFFEDKAGSEMVQLHAEKDMNISVENDKTVAIDGSRTTTIQKKQKDEVIGDATFIYHGTRTTTVTKKETKTFEDGEKVTITNGRNSEIASGGEKLKITGERRVETVGTEEQIVSKKVTRRYNDGMDFYLDGKRYDQITGERHVIVTDDVTDEYQSNLNQTITKNVDTKILGNWKQDAKEGMTLTSDQMITIDSKVKVSIKTPAALEYKDHKETMSMFSFDFTAAKVVTEGYSTTITVGGKLGLATMKFDKTGFDLSTKEGRVEFGQAMVQVGQIMSQFNGLTIIG, encoded by the coding sequence ATGTTTGACCGTATTACTGTGACAACGCCGGCGGGCGCCGGTGCGCTGAAGTTCTGGAAGCTCAGCGGGGTGGAAGAGGTTTCCAGTTCGTTCGAACTGCAGGTGATGCTGCTCAGCACCGATGCCCGCCTGGACCGCCGGGCGATGCTGGGCCAGCCGATCACTTTGACCATTCCGACGCAGGGCGTGCTGTCCGCACCGCGCTATCTCAACGGCAAGGTCACCTCGGTCAACGTGCACAGCGCCGATATTAACGGCGCGCGCTACGCCGTTTACACCCTGACGATGGAATCTGACCTGTGGCCGCTGAAGCGGGACCGCAACCAGCGCATCTTCCAGAACCAGCGCGTGCCAGATATCGTCAGAACGGTGCTCGGCGAGTACGGCGTACAGGTGGAGGAGCAGCTTTCCGGCAGCTACCGCAGCTGGGAGTACTGCGTGCAGTATCAGGAGAGCAGCTACGACTTTATCTCCCGGCTGATGGAGCTGGAGGGGATTTACTTCTTTTTCCGCCACGAGGCGGACAAACACACGCTGGTGCTGCACGATGCGCCGCAGCAGCACCAGCCGTTCAGCGGTTATGAGGTGATTCCCTATCACGCCACGCCGTCCGGCGGCAGCACCGGCGAACAGGGGATTGGCCAGTGGGCGATCTCCGAGCGGGTGACGCCGGGGATCTACAGCATCGACGACTATGACTTCCGCAAGCCCAACGCCTGGCTGTTCCAGGCGCGGCAGAACCCCAGCTCGCCGCAGCCGGGGCAGATTGACTACTACGACTGGCCGGGACATTTTGTCGAACACGGCGACGGTGAATTCTACGCCCGGGTGCGGCAGGAGGAGTGGCAGGCGGGGCACCAGCGTATTAACGCCACCGCCACCGCGCTGGGCATCGTACCGGGCTGCACCTTTACGTTGCTCAACCCGCCGTTTGCCAGCGACAACGGTGAGTATCTGGTGCTGAGCGCCCGCTACGATCTGGAGGAAAACAGCTACGCCAGCGGCGGCGAGGAGGCGGTACACCGCATCGAGATGACGGTGATCCCCGCCGATACGCCGTACCGTTCGCCGCAGCGTACGCCGTGGCCGCGCACCCACGGCCCGCAGACCGCGCGGGTGGTGGGGCCGCAGGGCGAATCGATCTGGACCGATAAGTACGGCCGGGTGAAGGTGAAATTCCATTGGGACCGGCAGGCCAAGGGTGACGAAACCAGCTCCGGCTGGGTGCGCGTCTCCAGCGCCTGGGCCGGTCAGGGTTTCGGCGGCGTGCAGATCCCGCGCGTCGGCGACGAGGTGGTGATCGACTTTATCAACGGCGATCCGGACCGGCCGATGGTCACCGGCCGGGTGTATAACGAGGCCAGCATGCCGCCGTGGGCGCTGCCCGCCGGCGCCACCATGATGGGCTTTATGACCCGCTCCAAAGACGGCCACAGCGACAACTCCAGCCATCTGTTCTTTGAGGACAAGGCCGGCTCGGAGATGGTGCAGCTGCACGCCGAAAAGGATATGAATATCTCGGTGGAGAACGATAAAACGGTGGCCATTGACGGCAGCCGCACCACCACCATTCAGAAAAAACAGAAAGATGAGGTGATCGGCGACGCGACCTTTATCTACCACGGTACGCGCACCACCACGGTAACCAAGAAAGAGACGAAAACGTTTGAGGACGGCGAAAAGGTCACCATCACCAACGGCCGCAACTCGGAGATCGCCAGCGGCGGCGAAAAGCTGAAGATTACCGGCGAACGCAGGGTAGAGACGGTGGGTACCGAAGAGCAGATTGTGTCGAAAAAGGTGACCCGGCGTTATAACGATGGTATGGATTTTTATCTGGACGGCAAACGTTATGACCAAATAACGGGCGAACGTCATGTTATCGTGACCGATGACGTTACCGACGAGTACCAGAGCAACCTGAACCAAACGATCACCAAAAATGTCGACACCAAAATTCTCGGTAATTGGAAGCAGGATGCCAAAGAGGGCATGACGCTGACCTCAGATCAGATGATTACCATCGACAGTAAGGTTAAGGTCAGTATCAAAACCCCGGCGGCGCTGGAGTACAAGGACCATAAAGAGACTATGTCGATGTTCTCGTTCGATTTCACGGCGGCGAAGGTGGTGACGGAGGGCTATTCCACCACCATTACCGTCGGCGGAAAACTCGGTCTGGCAACGATGAAATTCGACAAGACCGGTTTTGATCTCTCGACCAAAGAGGGGCGGGTGGAGTTTGGTCAGGCAATGGTGCAGGTTGGGCAGATCATGTCGCAGTTTAACGGCCTGACAATCATAGGCTGA
- a CDS encoding glutathione S-transferase produces MKLIGSYTSPFVRKISVLLLEKGLAFEFVNDPPYEAQTRVGEHNPLAKVPVLIDEHGEAFYDSRVIAEYLDLLPAGPRFLPDDRALALRVRRSEALADGVTDAASLLYRESLRAAGKQDEAWMLRQRDKLQQGLDALEALAQEKALLNGEQLTLADIAAGCALGYLNFRRILPNWCVGRPALVKLAERLFARESFARTSPP; encoded by the coding sequence ATGAAACTGATCGGCAGTTATACCAGCCCTTTTGTCCGCAAGATTTCCGTGCTGCTGCTGGAAAAGGGGCTGGCGTTTGAATTCGTCAACGATCCGCCCTATGAGGCACAGACGCGGGTAGGCGAGCACAACCCGCTGGCCAAGGTGCCGGTACTGATCGATGAGCACGGCGAGGCATTCTATGACTCGCGGGTGATCGCCGAATATCTGGATCTGCTGCCTGCTGGGCCGCGCTTCCTGCCGGACGACCGCGCGCTGGCGCTGCGGGTGCGGCGCAGCGAAGCGCTGGCGGACGGCGTGACCGATGCGGCGTCGCTGTTGTATCGCGAGAGCCTGCGCGCCGCGGGCAAACAGGATGAAGCGTGGATGCTGCGGCAGCGCGACAAGCTGCAACAGGGATTGGACGCGCTGGAAGCGCTGGCGCAAGAGAAAGCGCTGCTGAACGGCGAGCAGTTGACGCTGGCGGATATCGCCGCCGGCTGCGCGCTGGGTTATCTCAACTTCCGCCGTATCCTGCCCAACTGGTGCGTGGGGCGTCCGGCGCTGGTCAAACTGGCCGAGCGTCTGTTCGCCCGCGAAAGTTTTGCCCGCACCTCGCCTCCCTGA
- a CDS encoding amidohydrolase family protein translates to MENSQQQSRRTFLSQTGKLTTACAVLGLSGGVAQAATPDNSAPCAAPASPMTLTDRHYLLSDVLLEEGFEYDGDTVIGTRTARYTLEIKDGNIAALHPAGATPPAALPRYSAGGQLLLPGTRDMHIHLDKTFYGGPWQAPRPRQGKTIMDMIALEQTLIPKLLPTSQQRAEGLIALLQSKGSTVARSHCNIDPVSGLKSLEHLQRALENQRAGFNCEIVAFPQHGLLHSKVDALMREAMQMGVQYVGGLDPTNVDGAMEKSLDAMFQIALDSGKGVDIHLHETSPAGVAAIDYMIATVEKSPALRGKVTISHAFALSTLDEGRVADTAERLAAQQITIASTVPIGSLMMPLPQLSEKGVFVMTGTDSVIDHWSPFGSGDMLEKANLYAQLYRGSDEFHLSRSLAIATGNVLPLNDKGQRVWPQAGDDAGFMLVDASCSAEAVARISPRRATFHQGRLVYGSVTRA, encoded by the coding sequence GTGGAAAACAGCCAACAACAAAGCCGCAGAACCTTTCTCAGCCAAACCGGCAAGCTGACCACCGCCTGCGCGGTGCTCGGCCTCAGCGGCGGCGTGGCGCAGGCGGCCACGCCCGACAATAGCGCCCCCTGCGCCGCGCCGGCATCGCCGATGACCCTCACCGACCGCCACTACCTGCTGAGCGACGTCCTGCTGGAAGAGGGCTTCGAATACGATGGCGACACGGTGATCGGCACCCGCACCGCGCGCTACACGCTGGAGATTAAAGACGGCAACATCGCGGCGCTGCACCCGGCCGGCGCCACGCCGCCCGCCGCTCTGCCGCGCTATTCGGCAGGCGGCCAGCTGCTGCTGCCCGGCACGCGCGATATGCATATCCACCTGGATAAAACCTTCTACGGCGGCCCGTGGCAGGCGCCGCGCCCGCGCCAGGGCAAAACCATTATGGATATGATTGCGCTGGAGCAGACGCTGATCCCCAAACTGCTGCCGACCTCGCAGCAGCGCGCCGAAGGGTTGATCGCCCTGCTGCAGTCCAAAGGCAGTACGGTGGCGCGCAGCCACTGCAATATCGACCCGGTCAGCGGGCTGAAAAGTCTGGAGCACCTGCAGCGTGCGCTGGAAAATCAGCGCGCCGGCTTCAACTGCGAGATCGTCGCCTTCCCGCAGCACGGCCTGCTGCATTCAAAGGTGGATGCGCTGATGCGCGAAGCGATGCAGATGGGAGTGCAGTACGTCGGCGGCCTCGACCCGACCAACGTCGACGGCGCAATGGAAAAATCGCTCGACGCCATGTTCCAGATAGCGCTCGACAGCGGCAAGGGCGTGGATATTCACCTGCATGAAACCAGCCCGGCGGGCGTCGCGGCCATCGACTATATGATCGCCACCGTCGAGAAAAGTCCGGCGCTGCGCGGCAAGGTCACTATCAGTCACGCCTTCGCGCTCAGTACGTTGGATGAAGGACGCGTAGCGGACACCGCCGAACGGCTGGCGGCGCAGCAGATAACCATCGCCTCGACGGTGCCGATCGGCAGCCTGATGATGCCGCTGCCGCAGCTGAGTGAAAAAGGGGTCTTTGTGATGACCGGCACCGACAGCGTGATCGACCACTGGTCGCCGTTCGGCAGCGGCGATATGCTGGAAAAGGCCAACCTTTATGCCCAGCTGTACCGGGGATCGGACGAGTTCCACCTGTCGCGTTCCCTGGCCATTGCCACCGGCAACGTGCTGCCGCTGAACGATAAAGGCCAACGCGTGTGGCCGCAGGCCGGCGACGACGCCGGCTTTATGCTGGTCGACGCCAGCTGTTCGGCCGAGGCGGTGGCGCGCATATCGCCGCGCCGCGCCACTTTCCATCAGGGGCGTCTGGTGTACGGCAGCGTCACCAGAGCCTGA
- the fdhE gene encoding formate dehydrogenase accessory protein FdhE, which translates to MSIRIVPKEQLGAQREKPHTAEAIPPLLFANLKSLYTRRAERLRQLAADHPLGDYLHFAAAIAEAQQHAQHDHPLQLDLSDALRQGAERGKPPLDLSVYPRSAHWRTLLTALIAELRPQAPQHVLAVLDNLEKASEQELEQMATALLNREFAQVGSENAPFIWAALSLYWAQMASQIPGKARAEYGEHRQFCPVCGSIPVSSMVHIGTVNGLRYLHCNLCESEWHVVRVKCSNCEQTRDLNYWSLDSEQAAVKAESCGDCGTYMKILYQEKDPQVEAVADDLASLILDAKMEDEGFARSSINPFLFPGE; encoded by the coding sequence ATGAGTATCCGCATTGTTCCTAAAGAGCAGTTAGGGGCACAGCGTGAAAAGCCACACACGGCGGAAGCAATTCCGCCGTTACTTTTCGCGAATCTGAAAAGCCTGTACACCCGCCGCGCTGAACGCCTGCGTCAGCTGGCGGCCGATCACCCGCTGGGGGATTACCTCCACTTCGCCGCCGCCATTGCCGAGGCGCAGCAGCACGCGCAGCATGACCACCCGCTGCAGCTGGACCTGTCCGACGCGCTGCGTCAGGGCGCCGAACGCGGCAAACCGCCGCTCGACCTCAGCGTTTATCCGCGCAGCGCGCACTGGCGTACGCTGCTGACGGCGCTGATCGCCGAGCTGCGCCCGCAGGCGCCGCAGCACGTGCTGGCGGTGCTGGATAACCTGGAGAAGGCCTCCGAGCAGGAGCTGGAGCAGATGGCGACCGCCTTGCTCAACCGCGAGTTCGCGCAGGTGGGCAGTGAAAACGCGCCCTTTATCTGGGCGGCGCTGTCGCTGTACTGGGCGCAGATGGCCAGCCAGATCCCCGGCAAGGCGCGCGCCGAATACGGCGAACACCGCCAGTTCTGCCCGGTGTGCGGCAGCATCCCGGTCTCCAGCATGGTGCATATCGGCACCGTCAACGGCCTGCGCTATCTGCACTGCAACCTGTGCGAGAGCGAATGGCACGTGGTGCGCGTGAAGTGCAGCAACTGCGAGCAGACGCGCGATCTGAACTACTGGTCGCTGGACAGCGAACAGGCGGCGGTGAAGGCGGAAAGCTGCGGCGACTGCGGCACCTATATGAAAATTCTCTATCAGGAGAAGGATCCGCAGGTGGAAGCGGTGGCCGACGATCTGGCGAGCCTGATCCTCGACGCTAAAATGGAAGACGAGGGATTTGCCCGCAGCAGTATCAACCCATTCCTGTTCCCGGGCGAGTAG
- the selB gene encoding selenocysteine-specific translation elongation factor, whose product MIIATAGHVDHGKTTLLQGISGINADRLPEEKRRGMTIDLGYAYWPQPDGRVLGFIDVPGHEKFLANMLAGIGGIDHALLVVACDDGVMPQTREHLAILRLSGRPALTVALTKADRVDAERLAEVEAQVQAELARQGWPDAPLFITAAAQNLGIEALRAHLLALEPAAHALTRRFRLAVDRAFSVKGSGLVVTGTALGGSVKVGDTLWLSGQNVPVRVRGLHAQNQSAQQAQAGQRIALNISGDVSKSDVTRGDWLLAQRPALQAERILVTLEQDQPLKHWQPLHIHHAASHITGRVSLLQDSLAELILDRPLWLAEDDRLVLRDIAARETLGAARVLALTAPKRGKRQPAYLHWLTQTAQAQDDAQRLMLQLQQGPLDVAAFGWARQLSDERLTQLLEEHEVLAAGGRALSLENARQAEQRLLQVLAEYHQQHGDQLGLGRARLRRMALPTLDEALAFLLIERLLAAGALRNSRGWLHLPEHGLAFSEQEQALWQRIAPLFGDAPWWVRDLAAELAADEAEVRATLRKAAQLGHVTAVVVDRYYLSQRVAQFAALIRELHDGQGGASAADFRDRLGVGRKLAIQVLEFFDRSGFTRRKGNQHLLRDRGLFDA is encoded by the coding sequence ATGATTATCGCCACCGCCGGCCATGTCGACCATGGCAAAACCACGCTGCTGCAGGGGATCAGCGGGATCAACGCCGATCGCCTGCCGGAGGAGAAACGCCGCGGCATGACCATCGATCTCGGCTACGCCTACTGGCCGCAGCCGGACGGACGGGTGTTGGGCTTTATCGACGTGCCGGGGCACGAAAAATTTCTCGCCAATATGCTGGCGGGCATCGGCGGCATCGATCACGCGCTGCTGGTGGTGGCCTGTGACGACGGCGTGATGCCGCAAACCCGTGAGCATCTGGCGATCCTGCGCCTGAGCGGCCGTCCGGCGCTGACGGTGGCGCTGACCAAGGCCGATCGCGTCGACGCCGAGCGGCTGGCGGAAGTCGAAGCGCAGGTGCAGGCCGAACTGGCGCGGCAGGGATGGCCCGACGCGCCGCTGTTTATTACCGCTGCGGCGCAGAATCTGGGCATTGAGGCGCTGCGTGCGCATCTGCTGGCGCTTGAGCCGGCGGCGCATGCGCTGACGCGCCGTTTCCGTCTGGCGGTCGATCGCGCCTTCAGCGTGAAGGGCAGCGGGCTGGTGGTGACCGGCACCGCGCTGGGCGGCAGCGTCAAGGTGGGCGACACCCTGTGGCTGAGCGGCCAGAACGTGCCGGTGCGGGTGCGCGGGCTGCATGCGCAGAACCAGTCGGCCCAGCAGGCGCAGGCCGGGCAGCGTATCGCGCTGAATATCAGCGGTGATGTCAGTAAAAGCGACGTGACGCGCGGCGACTGGCTGCTGGCGCAGCGGCCGGCGCTGCAGGCGGAACGCATTCTGGTGACCCTGGAGCAGGACCAGCCTCTGAAGCACTGGCAGCCGCTGCATATTCACCATGCGGCCAGCCATATCACCGGCCGGGTGTCGCTGCTGCAGGATTCACTGGCGGAACTGATCCTCGACCGGCCGCTGTGGCTGGCGGAAGACGATCGGCTGGTGCTGCGCGATATCGCCGCGCGTGAAACGCTGGGCGCAGCGCGCGTACTGGCGCTGACGGCGCCGAAGCGCGGCAAACGCCAGCCGGCGTATCTGCACTGGCTGACGCAGACGGCGCAGGCGCAGGATGATGCGCAGCGGCTGATGCTGCAGCTGCAGCAGGGGCCGCTGGACGTGGCGGCCTTTGGCTGGGCGCGCCAGCTGAGCGATGAGCGGCTGACGCAGCTGCTGGAGGAGCACGAGGTGCTGGCGGCCGGCGGCAGGGCGCTGTCGCTGGAAAACGCCCGTCAGGCGGAGCAGCGCCTGCTGCAGGTGCTGGCAGAGTATCACCAGCAGCATGGCGATCAGCTGGGCCTCGGGCGGGCGCGCCTGCGGCGCATGGCGCTGCCGACGCTGGATGAGGCGCTGGCGTTTTTACTTATCGAACGGCTGCTGGCGGCCGGCGCGCTGCGCAACAGCCGCGGCTGGCTGCATCTGCCGGAACATGGCCTGGCCTTTAGCGAACAGGAGCAGGCGCTGTGGCAGCGCATCGCGCCGCTGTTCGGCGATGCGCCATGGTGGGTGCGCGATCTGGCGGCAGAGCTGGCGGCCGATGAGGCCGAGGTGCGCGCCACGCTGCGCAAGGCGGCGCAGTTGGGACATGTGACCGCGGTGGTGGTCGACCGCTACTATCTCAGCCAGCGTGTGGCGCAGTTCGCCGCGCTGATCCGCGAACTGCACGACGGCCAGGGCGGCGCCAGCGCCGCTGATTTTCGCGATCGGCTGGGCGTCGGGCGCAAGCTGGCGATCCAGGTGCTGGAGTTCTTTGACCGCAGCGGTTTTACCCGCCGTAAAGGCAATCAGCACCTGCTGCGCGACCGCGGGCTGTTCGACGCCTGA
- a CDS encoding helix-turn-helix transcriptional regulator → MKRVITEDVIERLHALSPDVPVEMLISWESSDDAWFLKDENSMPIYANAEYSQLMVRGNQGSSSILSPFKPFITLHDRRVIEELRKIEAVGILPVNTHKTLSVFYCERMPYYDHHAHLSGIISHIKPLSIFTPRFFISGEEMGCLTTNCPTTLFSKKEWEVIFLILQGMPEKDIADTVHRTVRTIKFHKNNILAKSHCETTREFISESRGKKWDLYIPPLFSNPCYIIRG, encoded by the coding sequence ATGAAGCGTGTAATTACAGAGGATGTTATTGAAAGACTACATGCATTGTCACCCGACGTTCCTGTGGAAATGTTGATCTCTTGGGAGTCGAGTGACGATGCCTGGTTTTTAAAGGATGAGAATAGCATGCCTATTTATGCGAATGCTGAATACAGCCAGCTGATGGTGCGGGGAAATCAAGGCTCCTCCTCCATTCTCTCTCCATTTAAACCTTTTATAACCCTGCATGATCGGCGTGTTATTGAAGAGCTGCGTAAGATTGAGGCGGTTGGTATCCTCCCGGTTAATACACATAAGACACTCAGCGTTTTTTATTGTGAAAGAATGCCTTACTATGATCACCATGCGCATCTGTCGGGTATTATCAGCCATATAAAGCCGTTAAGTATATTCACTCCCCGATTTTTCATTTCCGGCGAAGAAATGGGGTGCCTGACAACAAATTGTCCTACAACGCTTTTTTCAAAAAAAGAGTGGGAGGTGATATTTCTTATTTTACAGGGAATGCCGGAAAAAGATATTGCAGACACTGTTCATAGAACAGTCAGAACCATCAAGTTCCATAAAAATAACATCCTGGCAAAGTCGCATTGTGAAACCACGCGTGAATTTATCAGTGAGTCCAGGGGTAAGAAGTGGGATTTGTATATACCACCGTTATTCTCAAACCCTTGCTATATTATTAGAGGTTGA
- the selA gene encoding L-seryl-tRNA(Sec) selenium transferase, with protein MSTEAHSLYSQLPAIDRLLRDPAIEPLLASHGQTLIGELLRQMQAQAREAIKRQGCLPEWCGDWPQALQARLAQQQQPRLKTVFNLSGTVLHTNLGRAQLAQPAIAAIGRVMGAAVTLEYDLDGAGRGHRDRAVADMLCQLTGAEDACIVNNNAAAVLLMLAAVAPGKQVVVSRGELVEIGGAFRIPDVMRQAGCQLVEVGTTNRTHLKDYQQAITEQTGLLMKVHTSNYSVQGFTAAVDEAQLAQLGRQHGLVTATDLGSGSLIDMTQYGLPAEPMPQRLLADGVDLVTFSGDKLLGGPQAGIIVGKKALIAQLQQHPLKRALRVGKMTLAALEATLRLYQQPELLAQQLPTLRMLTRPQQEMQTAAERLLAQLSPHYAGRFALGAEPCWSQIGSGSLPVDRLPSYALTFAPLDGRGATLERLAQAWRALPQPVIGRINDGKLWLDLRCLTQEAALAEALLS; from the coding sequence ATGAGCACTGAAGCCCATTCTCTTTACAGTCAGCTGCCGGCGATTGACCGCCTGCTGCGCGACCCGGCGATAGAACCGTTGTTGGCCAGCCACGGCCAGACGCTGATTGGCGAACTGCTGCGACAGATGCAGGCGCAGGCCCGCGAGGCGATTAAACGGCAGGGATGCCTGCCGGAGTGGTGCGGCGACTGGCCGCAGGCGCTGCAGGCGCGGCTGGCGCAACAGCAGCAGCCGCGCCTGAAGACGGTGTTCAATCTCAGCGGCACCGTTTTGCACACCAACCTGGGGCGCGCCCAGTTGGCGCAGCCGGCGATCGCGGCGATTGGCCGGGTAATGGGCGCGGCGGTGACGCTGGAGTACGATCTGGACGGCGCCGGCCGCGGCCATCGCGACCGTGCGGTGGCCGATATGCTGTGTCAGCTGACCGGTGCGGAAGACGCCTGCATCGTCAACAATAACGCTGCGGCGGTGCTGCTGATGCTGGCGGCGGTGGCGCCGGGCAAGCAGGTAGTGGTGTCGCGCGGCGAGCTGGTGGAGATTGGCGGGGCGTTCCGTATCCCGGACGTGATGCGCCAGGCGGGCTGTCAGCTGGTGGAGGTGGGCACCACCAACCGCACTCATCTGAAAGATTATCAGCAGGCGATTACCGAGCAGACCGGGCTGTTGATGAAGGTGCACACCAGCAACTACAGCGTGCAGGGCTTTACCGCAGCGGTTGATGAGGCGCAGCTGGCGCAGCTTGGCCGGCAGCACGGCCTGGTGACCGCCACCGATCTGGGCAGCGGTTCGCTGATTGATATGACGCAGTACGGCCTGCCGGCGGAACCGATGCCGCAGCGGCTGCTGGCCGACGGCGTCGATCTGGTGACCTTCTCCGGCGACAAGCTGCTGGGCGGGCCGCAGGCCGGGATTATCGTCGGCAAAAAAGCGCTGATCGCGCAGCTGCAGCAGCACCCGCTGAAACGCGCGCTGCGCGTCGGCAAAATGACGCTGGCGGCGCTGGAGGCCACGCTGCGCCTGTACCAACAGCCGGAGCTGCTGGCGCAGCAGCTGCCGACGCTGCGCATGCTGACCCGGCCGCAGCAGGAGATGCAGACCGCCGCCGAGCGTCTGCTGGCGCAGCTGTCTCCGCACTATGCAGGCCGTTTTGCACTGGGTGCCGAACCCTGCTGGTCGCAAATCGGCAGCGGTTCGCTGCCGGTCGATCGCCTGCCGAGCTATGCGCTGACCTTCGCGCCGCTGGACGGCCGCGGCGCTACCCTGGAGCGTCTGGCGCAGGCGTGGCGCGCGCTGCCGCAGCCGGTAATCGGCCGCATTAACGACGGCAAACTGTGGCTCGACCTGCGCTGTCTGACGCAGGAAGCGGCATTGGCGGAGGCGCTTTTGTCATGA
- a CDS encoding acyltransferase has translation MSNKIGWIDNLRAVACLMVVMIHATTALLTTPEKLGSLAWDAANLLNALSRAAVPLFFMISGYLFFGERSANRKHFVRIGCCILFYSAVALAYIAFFTKIGFWPSLRTLLQKPVFYHLWFFYAIVVVYLLSPLINVKPVSGRYLAAALLILAVMANPNTDKFAIDGVHLLPVNLYIAGDTFYYLLYALAGRAIGMMDTGRRGVSLLAALAFVGSVALIIIGTRHQSLINGNFAATYYLYANPLVFIAAVSLLVWFKNCLAQPVGWLAVFSRHSLAIYGLHALIVNLVRHQGWDLGGHPLLDIFWVFGLALGLSLLLSAGLQKIDRRRLVS, from the coding sequence ATGAGCAATAAAATTGGCTGGATAGATAACTTACGCGCCGTAGCGTGCCTGATGGTGGTGATGATCCACGCCACCACCGCGCTGCTGACCACGCCGGAGAAACTGGGCAGCCTCGCCTGGGATGCGGCCAACCTGCTCAATGCCCTGTCCCGCGCGGCGGTGCCGCTGTTCTTTATGATCTCCGGCTACCTGTTCTTCGGCGAGCGCAGCGCCAACCGCAAACACTTTGTGCGGATCGGCTGCTGTATTTTGTTCTACAGCGCCGTGGCGCTGGCGTATATCGCCTTCTTCACCAAGATTGGCTTCTGGCCTTCATTGCGCACGCTGCTGCAAAAACCGGTGTTCTATCACCTGTGGTTTTTCTACGCCATCGTGGTGGTTTATCTGCTGTCGCCGCTGATCAACGTCAAGCCGGTATCCGGCCGCTATCTGGCGGCGGCGCTGCTGATTCTGGCGGTGATGGCCAACCCGAATACCGATAAGTTCGCCATCGACGGCGTGCACCTGCTGCCGGTTAACCTGTATATCGCCGGCGATACCTTCTACTACCTGCTGTATGCGCTGGCCGGGCGGGCGATCGGCATGATGGACACCGGACGACGCGGCGTCAGCCTGCTGGCGGCGCTGGCCTTTGTCGGCAGCGTGGCGTTGATTATCATCGGCACCCGGCATCAGTCGCTGATTAACGGCAATTTTGCCGCCACCTACTACCTGTACGCCAACCCGCTGGTGTTTATCGCGGCGGTGTCGCTGCTGGTGTGGTTTAAAAACTGCCTGGCGCAGCCGGTGGGCTGGCTGGCGGTATTCTCCCGCCATTCGCTGGCGATCTACGGCCTGCACGCCCTGATTGTTAATCTGGTGCGCCATCAGGGCTGGGATCTCGGCGGCCATCCGCTGCTGGATATTTTCTGGGTGTTCGGCCTGGCGCTGGGGCTGAGCCTGCTGCTGTCCGCCGGGCTGCAGAAAATCGACCGCCGCCGGCTGGTGTCCTGA